The following DNA comes from Scomber scombrus chromosome 7, fScoSco1.1, whole genome shotgun sequence.
AAATTACCTCTGTAACTGTAATCAATGTGTGCAGCTCAGTAGTCTCTCCTCCAGCTTTCTTTACACCACCAAAGGTGTACCACAAGGTTCAGTTTTAGGTACCAGTCTTTTCACCATCTATGTCAATACTCTGTACATCTTTGTGCCGATGATACTGTTGTCTATTGTTGTGCAAGCACTGTTGCCCTGGTATTTGAAGGGTTGCAGATTGCATTTGGCATTATTCAGTCACAACTAGGCGACCTCAGACTAATGCTAAATGGTGACAAAACCAAGGCTATGTTGTTTTCCAATAAAAAGGTGCCAGGAGTTCTGCCTCGCTTTACATCTGCACAAGGTATCCCATTGAGTTTGTGGCTGCTTACAAATACCTAGGCATTACAACTGATGAAAGCCTTTCTTTTAAACCCCACACTGGAGCACTAAGATTCAAAATGGTCTGTAAATCCTCACACACCATTGTACATTGTGAAAGAGTGTTCAGACACACTTAATCTCTGATACATTGCTGCCatgtaatgaataattaatttgaCCATGTTACTGATTGGCTACTGAAGTGTCTGTAGTGCCTTTTGCCAGAGAAAGAGGAAGCTCTCAAAACGTGTGATGTTCACTGAGGTCAGGCTCAGTCATAAAACAGCTGTTGAGCAGGCCTTGCTCAAAGGCACTTCAGCTGGGTAAATAAGGGTTGATACGACTATTTTGGAGTTTCATGTTGGATCCACTATTTGTTGTTTGGCCTTTGAAACCGCCAGGCTTCCTTGAAAGTAattgacatgttttattatttctccCTTTGCAAtaataattgcattttatatGTGCTGTATGGAATAAAAAAACGGAAGCAATTACTGCAAGTCATtcaatgcatttgtttttattgcacatttctaCCAATCCATCGTTATTTCAGAGTTAGATGCAGTTACCAGTGTCATGTTTAAATACACCACGTTCCAAATTATTATGCACAAAACTGTTTCAAATCATTTTATAGGTTGTAAAGAACTGAACATGGTCATTTGTTGAATTTGCAGCATTAGGAGGTCATATTTACTGaaatcaaaatatttcaatCAAAAACATCTTAACCCCTTCTGTGATATCACGTTCATCCATTGAACTTGTGAGTTTCTGCACAGTTTCTGGTTGAATGTCTTTGCAGGATGCAAGAATAGCCTCCCAGAGCTGCTGTTTTGATGTGAACTGCCTCCCACCCTCATAGATCTTTTGCTTGAGGATGCTCCAAAGGCTCTCAATAGGTTTGAGgtctggggaggatgggggcCACACCATGAGTTTCTCTCCTTTTATGCCCATAGCAGCCAATGACACAGAGGTATTCTTTACAGCATGAGATGGTGCATTGTCATGCATGAAGATGATTTTGCTACGGAAGGCACGGTTCTTCTTTTTGTACCATGGAATAAAGTGGTCAATCAGAAACTCTATAAACTTTGCCGAGGTCATGTTCACACCTTCAGGGACCCTAAAGGGGCCTACCAGCTCTTTCCCCATGATTCCGGCCCAAAACATGACTCCCCCACCTCCTTGTTGATGTCGCAGCCTTGTTGGGACATGGTGGCCATTCACCAACCATCCACTACTCCATCCATCTGAACCATCCAGGGTTGCACAGCACTCATCAGTAAACAAGACTGTTTGAAAATTAGTCTTCATGTATTTCTGGGCCCACTGCAACCATTTCTGCTTGTGAGCATTGGTTAAGGGTGGCCGAATAGTAGGTTTATGCACAACTGCAAGCCTCTGGAGGATCCCCCGCAAAGCTGTAGCCCCTGATGGAGTTCCAGGCAAGGTTCTTAAGGACTGTGCACACCAGCTCTCATCAGTCATCGAATTTTTAACATCTCACTGTTTCAGGCCACCGTTCCAACATGCCTCATGACATCTACCATTGTCCCTGTGCCAAAGGCCTCCGCAGTGTCTTGTCTCAATGACTATCGTCCAATTGCTCTCACCCCTATTGTGATGAAGTGTTTTGAGAGGCTGGTTATGGCGAGCATTTAAAAGTCCATCAATATAACAACTGACTCCCACCAGTACGCCTACAGGCTAAACCGCTCTGCAGCTGACGCCATCgctactgtcacacacacatcaatcacacACCTGTCATCAGAAGAAAAACTCCTATGTGAGGCTGCTGTTCTTAGATTTCACCTCTGCTTTCAAAACCATCATACCGCAGACGCTGGTGAATAAACTGTCAACACTTAGACTAGCCCCATCACTCTGCAACTGGGTTTTGGACTTCCTGACAAATAAACCCAGTCTGTAAGGATTAATAACACCATATCCTCCACCATCATCCTCAACACTGGCTCCCCCCGGGGCTGCGTCCTCACACCACNNNNNNNNNNNNNNNNNNNNNNNNNNNNNNNNNNNNNNNNNNNNNNNNNNNNNNNNNNNNNNNNNNNNNNNNNNNNNNNNNNNNNNNNNNNNNNNNNNNNNNNNNNNNNNNNNNNNNNNNNNNNNNNNNNNNNNNNNNNNNNNNNNNNNNNNNNNNNNNNNNNNNNNNNNNNNNNNNNNNNNNNNNNNNNNNNNNNNNNNAGCCGATGCACTGACAGAGCTACCTGCATCATGCGAGACCCCACCCACCCTGCACATGGACTGTTTTGCCCCCTCCCCTCAGGCAGGAGGCTGCGCAGCATCCGGTCGAAAACCACcagaatgaaaaacagcttcttcccggATGCTGTCAGGCTGCTAAACTAAACACCTCAACATTCCCTTATGGCTCTTTACGAGGTTCACTTGATGCTGTTGCACTTTAGTTGCTGTTTAGTTTTTAGTGatgtcttttatatttatatacatatttatatgttgttgttttttagtatacatatctatttatatatttttaatttagcaCCTGGACCTGAGcactgtgtttcattttttcccacatGTTCCTTGGTgaaagaaatgacaataaaatgagtttgataAGTTTATGCATCATGTGGTTCAATAATTAACTTTCCTGAGTGTGGTTTACACAAGTGGAACAGAGCACAGGTCCCTTTTTTAACATGAATGCAGGAAGTTATGagtgcagtttttaaaaacatttgataaaaaACAAGGGGTTTGGTTACAGGAAGTACATCACttataacctcttaattttgctctcaaAGTGCACCAGAacgatgcatttgacttaaaaatgtacaaaaaatatCTTCTGGGGGAGCATACCCCCAGACCCCGCTAAAGGGTCGGATTGAGGTCCACCTGCCATAGTCTGAAAATTATGTGGGAAACACTAAACAttaaatgtcaaattctcattggGAGCTGAGCCAGAATGTCAATATTCAAcatacattaaacataaatgtcttcacattaaaataagttataaaccaaaatgaataaatagtaCAGGCCTAGTAGGGTTGGCTATCTCACTGCCTGTATGAGAATGACTAACTGAGGGCAGAGTGCACCACTGTGTTGTTATTAACGTCatattagggacacaattaatcacctcttgccctcaataagcactgattcatcctctaacataggaaactcagaactgcttttaaacctgatatttatttagactgtttctctcagtcgaccttatagaattaacctcaatgatcacttcctctaaaccatcaacctgtcttttagacccgattccaaccaggctgcttaaggaagtccttccctctgttagtacttccttattaaatatgatcaatctgtctttattgacaggatatgtaccacagtcttttaaagtagctgtcattaaaccacttcttaagaagcctactcttgattcagaggttttagctaactataggcccatatcgaacctcccctttctctctaagatcctcgagaaagcagttgctaatcagctgtgtaactttctaaataataacagcttatttgaggattttcagtctggattcagagctcatcatagtacagaaactgcactggtaaaagttacaaatgacctcctaacttcatcagacaatggacttctctctgtcctcgtcctgttagatcttagtgctgccttcgatactattgatcatcaaatcctgttaaagagacttgaacatttaattggtattaaaggaacagcattaaattggtttaaatcctatctgtcagatagatttcagtttgtaaatgtcaatgataaatcctccatgcaaacaaaagtaaaacacggtgttcctcagggttcagtgcttggaccaatactattctccttatatatgcttcctttaggaaatattattcggaaacactcaataaattttcattgttatgcagatgatactcaattatatctatcaataaagcctaatgaaatcaaccagttaactaaactacaaacatgcatcaaggacataaaggcctggatgacctgtaacttcctgctgttaaactcagaaaaaactgaagttattgtgcttggccctaaacaccttagaaacacattatccaatgatataactactctggatggcattactttggcctccagtactactgtaaggaacctaggagttatatttgaccaagatctgtcctttaattcccacataaaacaaatttcaaggtctgcctattttcatctgcgtaacatttcaaaaatcagacacattctgtctcaaaatgatgctgaaaaactaatccatgcatttgttacttctaggctggattattgtaattcattattatcaggctgccctaacaagtctctaaagactctccaactggtccagaatgcagctgcacgcgttctgacaaaaactagaaagagagatcacattactcctattttagcttcactgcattggcttcccataaaatcaagaatagaatttaaaatccttctcctcacttttaaagctcttactggtcaggctccatcataccttaaagagctcatagtaccttatgtacctaccagaacactgcgctcccagaacgcaggcctacttgtggtacctagtatctctaaaagtagaatgggaggcagagccttcagttatcaggctcctctcctgtggaaccatctcccagattcggtccggagggcagacaccctctctacttttaagagtaggcttaaaactttcctttttgatagagcttatagttagcaagctcctagtttatgctgctataggcttagactgccgggggactcctacccccatgatgcactgagctcctctctcctcctctctctctctctctatccatccatctatatccaataacattcatgtactattaatgcattcagtaacctacacttcttccccggagttgtctgtgctttctcatctcacaggtaatctgggcctgtagacgtccggatgacagattccagtcccggaccttctagcttcaatgtttattttcaatgtgctactctctctctcttctattcttcctctctctcccctctaccccaaccggtcgaggcagatggccgcccactttgagcctggttctgcctgaggtttcttcctgttaaaagggagttttttcttgccattgtcgctaaatgcttgctcatgtgggaatgttgggtctctttataaattaaaacttgaagagtacggtttagaacctgctctatgtgtaaagtgccttgagataactttgttgtgatttggcgctatacaaataaagattgattgattgattgatatcatcaaatacatattttcatttctttctgctGAGACAGAAAACCCATctgattaaatgaaatattaactttCAATACACACATCTTTGTAACTTCTGACTTTATAAATAGGAAGTTGTATTAAAAGGTAGAAATTTGTGTTCAtctgatgtgttttcagtgtgcagaaaaacatggaaatgtatttgattATGATAAAAGTTACTGTCTGTTGATGAAAGGAGAACTGCAGACACACCAGGTTAAAACCATTAAAGAAGATTTCCTGATAGAAGAACTCGGCATTAGCGGCTAAACAAACAACTGTTACAACTTCAATGCAGAACTAAAACCatgaatgaaatattaaatccaTTAACTTAAATTTTCCTCACACCCTTCATAAAGAATTGATGGTGAACTTTAAACTTTGATGGACAGAAATACACAGAGGCTGACTGTCCAAATGTTTCCCATGTTTTAAtgtagctgctgctgtgatTGTTATTGGGgcagctgtggttcaggaggtagagcgggtcgacCACTAATctgaagattggtggttcgattcctggctcctccagtccagaTGTTGAAGTATCCTTTGGCAAGATAcctaaccccaaattgctcttGTCATGGAAATTGTCTCAACActtaccacaattatgaaataatacacaaacactgccaggttgaagattaaacaattatAATTGTACAATAAGGAATCAGCATATATACAgaatgacatcagctcatctcaacgaGAAAAGAGTATGCCCCAGTTTCTAACagaacaaagaaatcatctgtgattggttAAACATATCTGCCTATATGATTTTACCCAATAGAAGATGACCACGGAGCAGAACATATATGCATATGTACATCTTACACTCATACAGCCCCAAAACAAGTCGTAGGTCATAAATGATTCCTTGACACCTTATTGGGTCCCCACACCTATTACCTTATTTAGATATAGGCCAAGTTAAGGGAAGTACAATGGGCCTCCTAATGATAACAACACACATTCCACAGGACACACAGTGATGTcttagattaaaatgatcaaaccaatCGTTGattcttctttacttttacactCCCGATGATGGTAACTGCTGACATTTTCACTCTGGGAACATTTTGTTGAGAACAAGTAATGCAGCTCTCCATGTTGGCCAATCAGCAGTAATAATTAAACTGTTACATGaagataaaacatgaaacatctAATCTCTAACAAAGCAGAAGAAGATCACCTTTTATCTGTTTAGTTCTCCCTTTagcacacgtacacacacacacacacacacacatgaacacatgaacacacattaacacaaacacacgcaaacgcacataaacacacgcacacacaaacacacacacacactcacaaacacacacacaaatgcactcacaaacacgcacacacacacacacacacaaaaacacacacacaaacccaaacacacataaacccaaacacacgcaaacgcacataaacacatagaCACGCaaaagcgcacacacacatagagcacATGAatagcttggagaaaaaaatcccATATTCTGAATAAAAAATCTTTGTATTGATATTTACAATCCAGTTGATATGATCTTACATGTTATTAATCTTTACATAGTATCCAGTAACCTTCTCATGTGTGGCTTCTCACTGTTTAAACAGATAAAGCTGCCTTTTTGCAGATCCAACCGTTTTTGTCACCACAGCTCGCTGATTTCCATCCTTTTTCGTTATGGACAGAAATTGCACAGGTGCCGTTGTTAGCATGTTGTGTCATCAAGGATCTGAGGGAAGAACATAATGTTTAGATCAAGGCTGATAGATTTTATGAATCAAACTGTTTAGGAATGTGACTTTTACTTGTTAGCAGGTTCACTTCCATCGATCCACTTCCATTTCCCATTATTAGCTCTCAGTCCAATCCAGTAGCCAGCGAGTCCTGGAGTGTTCCAACTGTTAACACTGATGAATTTCTGAGGacaacagaaagacacttatgagagatatttaaacactgaacttaaataaacacactgtggtccacagactcagaaaatacagtttcatttaaTATAGGACGTCATAAAATTCCCACAGTTTTCTCATTACCTTTTCATCTTCATTAACTATTACAGCCAAGTCTGATTTCTTTCCTCTGCAGTCCTCTCGAGCTTCTTTCCAGGTTTTCTGATCAGTATAAGTTCTAGGGTCATTGATTGCATAACAGCTGGACTGGTGTGGCAGCCAGCCATCTAGGCAAGGTTTACACTGTCTGACTGAAATAACAGAAACCAACAGACAAACAACATTACTGCATTGTGACATTAGTATTGGTTATTTTTTGACTTGAGTTATGAGATCTGAACTTACCTCCTTTTTCCGGTTTTGGGCAGTAGGTATCATAGATGTGCTGGACGACAGTAACGTTGTTCTCTATGTTTCGTATTTGTTCTGTTAAGCTGTTCTCTGTCTTCAGCTGCTGGTTTTGTGTCTCCAGCTGCTGCTTGTCCTCAGTCAGTTTCTTGGTTTCCTCAGTTAGCTTCTCGATCTTCAATTCTGAGACATTATATTTCTGTGTCAGGTTTCCAATGATGACTATCTGATCATCTTTGTCTCTCGTCAATCTTTCATTTTCTGAGCTGAGTTTGTCGTTAAGGTCTGTCAGGTTGCGATTGATCTCCAGTAGAgttgtttggttttcttttaaCTGCTCCAGCTCTCTTACATTATTCTCATGATAATACAAAGAAACTGCAAATAGAAAAATTTGCCTCTTAATTGATAGTAATAATGCAATTTTGGATTAGTCATGTTGCCACTGTTGGAAGCTACTTCTTGTCTGTTTAACTTCAGGTTTTTCAGACTTTTGGAAGTTACAGGCTCCTGCTGtgtttctaaaatgttaaaGCTGCTGACAGACATGCAGCTAGTTGTTGTCTCATGTAATTTGATATTAggcagagggttagggttagggaagtAACAAAGGATTTGTACTTcggtactgtacttaagtagattttccaggtatctgtacttctgatgactttttacttttactccctacatttgaacacaaatatctgtactttctactccttacaCTGTCATAACAGACTCATTACTTCCAACATCCGTGACTTAATAAAAAGAAGACGTGCAAATAAGCGatagaaaatcttttttttggtgcgTGCGCCGCTCCGTGTCCCGCGGTAAGATGCCCGCTACAGGAATGAAAGTCTAACAATGTGTGCAGGAATATGaccaacacatgctgtgcactgtgcacagtttaTAGAGGTCAAATTACAGATTAACGCCagtttaaaaacatcaacaagtTATGCTTGGCAGTGGCAATACAGGATCTGGGGCCCCAAACAAAGATGCCCATTTGTCTGTGCACgttgttaacaaaagaggaaaactatcctattttgttttttcaagttATCAGGAGAGGTATTGTGTATCATTGACAGTAAaaattcattttacttttttactacttaagtacagaatgTGAGTACTTTTGCCACCTCTGATATTAAGACACTTGACTGTAACATTAGTAGGGCGTCACAGtatttacagtttaaagtgCATCTAATCTCAATCCATTATGCCATAATTTAGTAAATAGTGatgatattctgtatttttattgtttataaatCCAACAACGTGTTCGTTCATCTGTAAATCTTATCGTCTTTAAACCAGTGGACACTGGACGTTATCACCACCAGGACGTTATCTCAAAAACTGAAGTGTCCATGTTTATTGAGAAAGCTAACTGCACCTTTGTATGGAgttacttttgtgtttttattatacaATCAAACAGAATAGGTGTACAATCAAAATGAGATTTGAGAGCAAAACTATCGACACTGcattaaacaaagtaaaataaatgagtgatcaaaatgcaaataaaaagtttttatttgtgaAGTCAATAGTTTGGATCCTCAAACAAAAGTTtttgattcatattttaatcacaaatgtattttacttaaATTTTTTGATTGCATAGTGGATAGTTTTGCTCTTatattctttctgttttttgattTTGAACACCTATTCTGTTCTGTACCTCCATAACTGTGTGGttcaattatttgtttttaatgggtTTTGGAAAACAATAGAAACATATGGCACAGAgagaataagatatatcaggttCTAAATAGAAAAGTAATTCTTGTAAGTAGgatcatttgttgttgttgttgtttttcttttcattggatttatTGACAAGAAAAATCTTCTTATCCTTATCTTAAAATCCTTTCTAAGcatacctttttattttgcacttCAAACAACCAGCCAACCTCTGCTATTTGTGGCTAATGTCTTTTATGTACAAATCCTCTACaaactttcaaaaaaataagACTGATAATATCATCAAATAGAGGTTACAGAAGAAAACTGGTGCTATTTGAATGTCTGTCTTATGTCTAAGTCTGAGTTCATGTGTGGACTGTCTGTTTTGTATACTTACAGTAGACACTGACTGCTATGGTGCCGAACAgcaaaattacacaaaaaatcACCAAACAGCAAGCCATCAGCTGATAGTGGCGATGTTTGTTGGTGGCTTTCTGGTCTGGCAACAAtactgagaaaacaaacaagaaaataaacaaggaAGTCAAATAATATTCATAGTTCATGCTCTCAGGATCATTACtatactgccatctagtggtttcATATGAGAGGTTCATCCTAAATAAAATCTTGTTGAAAGGGTGAGGAGAAAAGTGACAGTGGGGACAAAGGTTTCCCCCTTAAATGTTCCTTACATTTCCTACAATGCCTTCAGGGTTACTGATGTTACTGCTGATGTTAAAGTAGTGATAGTAGTTGCAGCAGTACTAAAGGCACTACTAGAAATGTTCCCAGTAGCAGTAATATGGAAATGTTGCTTACATTGTTTTTGAACTTACCATTTGTGTCAGCTGCTTTTTCTGGTTTTCTCTGCGGCACCTTCACCTCATCGTACAcagtttcttcctctttttgagCTGAAAGATTGAAGGACATAATGTCATGGTTTATTACTGCATAGTGTTCATGGTCTTTTAAAAGCCTATTCTATTCctattttttacctttttgtttgtgattaaTGTTATCCCAAAATCGTATCTTTTAAGATTACAAGGCCTTCAGTATCTTCCCTGGAATAACAGCTGTTGACCCTCAAACAGCTTTAAAACTATGTGCTAAAACCCAAGATGATGAAATCAGACTTTCACAGTTAGTGGATCATATATAAAAGAGGAAACTGCCTTTCATGAGAAAATACTTTACAAAGATCTATTTCATTACACATTTTTGTGACTGTTTTAGGCAGCTGTGATCTCGGTGGA
Coding sequences within:
- the LOC133983968 gene encoding C-type lectin domain family 10 member A, whose product is MEEEINYASVVFKTRTNSRPQAQKEEETVYDEVKVPQRKPEKAADTNVLLPDQKATNKHRHYQLMACCLVIFCVILLFGTIAVSVYFSLYYHENNVRELEQLKENQTTLLEINRNLTDLNDKLSSENERLTRDKDDQIVIIGNLTQKYNVSELKIEKLTEETKKLTEDKQQLETQNQQLKTENSLTEQIRNIENNVTVVQHIYDTYCPKPEKGDRQCKPCLDGWEHHQSSCYVINDPDTAGQKTWEEAQQNCRGKNSDLAVIVNEDEKKFISDNSWYKIGLAGYWIGLRAEAGKWKWINGSDLAEKSWMTQPANNGTCAISVQNQGWKSVTCVEAGLQELWFRVTLIMLPPRGTNDYCSF